In Arcobacter ellisii, a genomic segment contains:
- the prpF gene encoding 2-methylaconitate cis-trans isomerase PrpF → MAYQPQFKVKATYMRGGTSKGTFFNIADLPKEAQEDSRKRDKLLQRIVGSPDVYKQQMDGMGGATSSTSKAILVGKSTVPNHDVDYYFCQVAIDKDFVDMSGNCGNLSSAVGPFAIKEGLVDNVPENGVCCVRIWQANIKKTILCYVKMENGMVKEMGDYYIDGVAFPAEEIVLEFAEPVDPSEELFPTGNLVDDLEVPGIGTFKATMITAGIPTCFVNAADIGYKGTELQVDINNDAEALARFEVIRSYAALKMGLISDLKEAETRQHTPKIAFVAPKSDFTTSSGKEVKADEIDLHVRALSMQKLHHAMMGTASVAIGVAACIPGTLVNLAAGGGEKTAVEFGHPSGTLKVGAVIKEENGKFVVDKATMSRSARIIMEGHVHVPAGTMD, encoded by the coding sequence ATGGCATATCAACCACAATTTAAAGTTAAAGCTACATATATGAGAGGTGGTACTTCAAAAGGTACTTTCTTTAATATTGCAGATTTACCAAAAGAAGCACAAGAAGATTCAAGAAAAAGAGATAAATTATTACAAAGAATCGTAGGTTCTCCAGACGTTTATAAACAACAAATGGATGGAATGGGAGGAGCAACTTCTTCTACTTCTAAAGCTATTTTAGTTGGAAAATCAACTGTTCCAAATCATGATGTAGATTACTATTTCTGTCAAGTTGCAATTGATAAAGATTTCGTTGATATGAGTGGAAACTGTGGTAACTTAAGTTCTGCAGTTGGACCTTTTGCTATTAAAGAAGGATTAGTTGATAATGTACCTGAAAATGGTGTTTGTTGTGTAAGAATTTGGCAAGCAAATATCAAAAAAACTATTTTATGTTATGTAAAAATGGAAAATGGAATGGTTAAAGAAATGGGAGATTACTATATTGATGGTGTTGCTTTCCCAGCTGAAGAAATCGTTTTAGAATTTGCTGAACCTGTTGACCCAAGTGAAGAATTATTCCCAACTGGAAATTTAGTAGATGATTTAGAAGTTCCAGGAATTGGTACATTTAAAGCAACTATGATTACAGCGGGAATTCCAACTTGTTTTGTTAATGCTGCTGATATTGGATATAAAGGAACTGAGCTTCAAGTTGATATTAACAATGATGCTGAAGCACTTGCAAGATTTGAAGTTATTAGATCTTATGCTGCTTTAAAAATGGGATTAATTTCTGATTTAAAAGAAGCAGAGACAAGACAACACACTCCAAAAATTGCTTTTGTTGCTCCTAAATCTGATTTTACTACTTCAAGTGGTAAAGAAGTTAAAGCAGATGAAATAGATTTACATGTAAGAGCATTATCTATGCAAAAATTACACCACGCTATGATGGGAACTGCTTCAGTTGCTATTGGTGTTGCTGCTTGTATTCCAGGAACTTTAGTAAACTTAGCTGCTGGTGGTGGAGAAAAAACTGCTGTTGAATTTGGTCACCCATCAGGAACTTTAAAAGTTGGTGCAGTTATTAAAGAAGAAAATGGAAAATTTGTTGTTGATAAAGCAACTATGAGTAGAAGTGCAAGAATTATTATGGAAGGTCATGTTCACGTTCCAGCGGGAACTATGGATTAA
- the hemC gene encoding hydroxymethylbilane synthase gives MEKLVIATRRSQLALWQSEYVKARLLEHYPNMQIELQEFVTKGDKILDVPLAKIGGKGLFTKELEVAMLEGSAHLAVHSLKDVPTQFEDGLMLAAVTKRFDPRDAILSNIYTSIDDLPQGAVVGTTSLRRRMALKILRPDIVLKDLRGNINTRIAKLNAGEYDAIILAATGIQKLKIENEVKYFNPISTDVMIPSMGQATLGIETTNDPKVLEIVKVLNDENAHIESTIERSFVDTLQGGCQVPIGVKATIIDENSIRVQAIVGMPDGSEYLSEDITASIKDFEKVGQKLAQNFIDQGAKDLLERAEKLAFK, from the coding sequence ATGGAAAAATTAGTAATAGCAACAAGAAGAAGTCAACTAGCCCTTTGGCAAAGTGAATATGTAAAAGCAAGACTTTTAGAACATTATCCAAATATGCAAATTGAATTACAAGAGTTTGTAACAAAAGGTGATAAGATTTTAGATGTTCCTTTAGCTAAAATTGGAGGAAAAGGTCTTTTTACAAAAGAACTAGAAGTTGCAATGCTTGAAGGAAGTGCACATTTAGCAGTTCACTCTCTAAAAGATGTACCTACTCAATTTGAAGACGGTTTAATGCTTGCTGCTGTTACAAAAAGATTTGACCCAAGAGATGCTATTTTAAGCAATATTTATACTTCAATAGATGATTTACCACAAGGTGCTGTTGTAGGAACTACAAGTTTAAGAAGAAGAATGGCATTAAAAATTTTAAGACCAGATATTGTACTTAAAGATTTAAGAGGTAATATTAATACTAGAATTGCTAAATTAAATGCTGGTGAATATGATGCTATTATCTTAGCAGCAACAGGTATTCAAAAATTAAAAATTGAAAACGAAGTTAAATATTTTAATCCAATTTCAACTGATGTTATGATTCCTTCTATGGGACAAGCAACACTTGGAATTGAAACTACAAATGACCCAAAAGTATTAGAAATTGTAAAAGTTTTAAATGATGAAAATGCACATATTGAATCAACAATTGAGCGAAGTTTTGTTGATACGCTTCAAGGTGGATGTCAAGTTCCAATAGGTGTAAAAGCTACAATTATTGATGAAAATTCAATTAGAGTTCAAGCAATAGTTGGAATGCCTGATGGTAGTGAATATTTAAGTGAAGATATAACAGCAAGTATTAAGGATTTTGAAAAAGTTGGTCAAAAATTAGCTCAAAATTTTATAGACCAAGGTGCAAAGGATTTATTAGAAAGAGCTGAGAAATTAGCTTTTAAATAA
- the acnD gene encoding Fe/S-dependent 2-methylisocitrate dehydratase AcnD — MTNEKYLKDLPGVDGVKYYDVKSAVEDITPGSFAKLNYTSRVLAENLLRKCPSEDLKDSLVQLIEKRTDKDFPWYPSRVICHDILGLTAFVDLAGLREAVASKGGDPLKVNPVVPTQLIVDHSLAVECGGFDPDAFQKNRDIEDRRNADRFHFINWTKEAFNNVDVIPPGNGIMHQINLEKMSPVVHLNDGIASPDTLVGTDSHTPHVDALGVIAVGVGGLEAENVMLGNPSYMRVPEIIGVEIVGTRAPGITATDIALSLTSFLRENNVISAYLEFYGSGIKYLNLGDRATIANMTPEYGASAGMFAIDDQTISYLRVTGREEKQCQLVEAYAKANGLWADAFAEATYARTLKFDLTSVSRSLAGPSKPHKLVPTSTLKAEGIVKEWKQDGDKIPDGGILIAAITSCTNTSNPRNVIAAGLVAKKANELGLTRKPWVKSSLAPGSKVIEVYLKEAGLLPELEKLGFGVVGFACTTCNGMSGALDPKIQQEVIDRDIYSTAVLSGNRNFDGRIHPYVKEAFLASPALVVAYALAGTVRFDIENDSLGKDANGKDIKLADLWPTDAEIDAIEKEYVRPEMYKAIYDPMFARNGLTGTSASPFYKWNTQSTYINKPPYWEDEYMQMPALKNMRPLGVFPDNITTDHLSPSNAILPTSASGEYCLKMGLPVEDLNSYATHRGDHHTASRATLANPKLFNEMVKKEDGSVKQGSLTKIMPEGKESRMWEAIEEYTNRKQPLIIIAGTNYGQGSSRDWAAKGVRLAGVEVLIAESIERIHRTNLVGMGVLPLQFKDGDTRHTYAIDGSETFDIEGEITPRCDLTVVMTRANGEVVKFPVTCRLDTSAEVDVYKNGGILQKFAKDVIASSK, encoded by the coding sequence ATGACAAACGAAAAATATCTTAAAGACCTTCCAGGTGTTGATGGTGTTAAGTATTATGATGTAAAATCTGCAGTAGAAGATATCACTCCAGGTTCATTTGCAAAACTTAACTATACATCAAGAGTATTAGCAGAAAACTTATTAAGAAAATGTCCTTCTGAAGATTTAAAAGATTCATTAGTACAATTAATTGAAAAAAGAACAGACAAAGATTTCCCTTGGTATCCATCAAGAGTTATTTGTCACGATATCTTAGGTTTAACAGCATTTGTTGACTTAGCAGGATTAAGAGAAGCAGTTGCAAGTAAAGGTGGAGACCCACTAAAAGTAAATCCTGTAGTACCTACTCAATTAATCGTTGACCACTCATTAGCAGTTGAGTGTGGTGGATTTGATCCAGATGCATTCCAAAAAAATAGAGATATCGAAGATAGAAGAAATGCAGATAGATTCCACTTTATTAACTGGACTAAAGAAGCATTTAATAACGTTGATGTTATTCCTCCAGGTAACGGTATTATGCACCAAATCAACCTTGAGAAAATGTCTCCAGTTGTTCACTTAAATGATGGTATTGCATCTCCTGATACATTAGTTGGAACTGACTCACATACTCCTCACGTTGATGCACTAGGTGTTATCGCTGTTGGTGTTGGTGGATTAGAAGCTGAAAACGTAATGCTTGGAAATCCTTCTTATATGAGGGTTCCTGAAATCATTGGTGTTGAAATCGTAGGAACAAGAGCTCCTGGAATTACAGCTACGGATATTGCATTATCATTAACTTCTTTCTTAAGAGAAAACAATGTAATTTCTGCATACTTAGAATTCTATGGTTCAGGAATCAAATACCTTAACTTAGGTGATAGAGCTACTATTGCAAATATGACTCCTGAATATGGTGCAAGTGCAGGTATGTTCGCTATTGATGACCAAACTATTTCTTACTTAAGAGTAACAGGTAGAGAAGAAAAACAATGTCAATTAGTTGAAGCTTATGCTAAAGCTAATGGTTTATGGGCAGATGCATTTGCAGAAGCTACATATGCTAGAACTTTAAAATTTGATTTAACATCAGTTTCAAGATCTTTAGCTGGACCTTCTAAACCACATAAATTAGTACCAACTTCTACTTTAAAAGCTGAAGGTATTGTAAAAGAGTGGAAACAAGATGGTGATAAAATTCCAGATGGTGGTATTTTAATTGCTGCTATTACTTCTTGTACAAATACTTCAAACCCAAGAAACGTTATTGCTGCTGGTTTAGTAGCTAAAAAAGCTAACGAACTTGGATTAACAAGAAAACCATGGGTTAAATCTTCATTAGCACCAGGTTCAAAAGTAATTGAAGTTTATTTAAAAGAAGCTGGATTATTGCCTGAATTAGAAAAATTAGGATTCGGTGTAGTTGGTTTTGCATGTACTACTTGTAACGGTATGTCAGGTGCTTTAGATCCAAAAATCCAACAAGAAGTTATTGATAGAGATATCTATTCAACAGCTGTATTATCTGGAAACAGAAACTTTGATGGAAGAATCCACCCATACGTAAAAGAAGCATTCTTAGCATCTCCTGCATTAGTTGTTGCATACGCATTAGCTGGAACTGTAAGATTTGATATTGAAAATGATTCTTTAGGTAAAGATGCTAATGGTAAAGATATTAAATTAGCTGATTTATGGCCAACAGATGCTGAAATTGATGCAATTGAAAAAGAGTATGTTAGACCAGAGATGTATAAAGCTATTTATGATCCAATGTTTGCAAGAAATGGATTAACTGGAACATCAGCATCTCCATTCTACAAATGGAATACTCAATCAACATATATTAACAAACCTCCTTATTGGGAAGATGAATATATGCAAATGCCAGCATTAAAAAATATGAGACCATTAGGGGTATTCCCAGATAATATCACTACTGACCACTTATCTCCATCTAATGCAATTTTACCAACGTCTGCGTCTGGTGAATATTGTTTAAAAATGGGATTACCAGTAGAAGACTTAAACTCTTATGCAACACATAGAGGGGATCACCATACAGCTTCAAGAGCTACTTTAGCTAACCCTAAATTATTTAACGAAATGGTTAAAAAAGAAGATGGGAGCGTTAAACAAGGTTCTTTAACAAAAATTATGCCTGAAGGTAAAGAATCTAGAATGTGGGAAGCTATAGAAGAGTACACAAATAGAAAACAACCTTTAATCATCATTGCTGGAACTAACTATGGTCAAGGATCTTCTAGGGACTGGGCTGCAAAAGGTGTAAGACTTGCAGGTGTTGAAGTTTTAATTGCTGAGTCAATTGAAAGAATTCACAGAACTAACTTAGTTGGAATGGGTGTATTACCATTACAATTCAAAGATGGTGACACAAGACATACTTATGCAATCGATGGATCTGAAACTTTTGATATCGAAGGTGAAATCACTCCAAGATGTGATTTAACTGTAGTTATGACAAGAGCAAATGGTGAAGTTGTTAAATTCCCTGTAACTTGTAGATTAGATACTTCTGCTGAAGTTGATGTTTACAAAAATGGTGGAATCTTACAAAAATTCGCTAAAGATGTTATTGCATCTTCAAAATAA
- a CDS encoding hydrolase has translation MRINVEETLFCLVDVQEKLFPHISNKEELEKNLLILVKGLKALNVPFIVNEQYKKGIGETIPSLKELVDTYPSFEKTTFSCCQNEPTMEAIKAANKKVVIVAGIETHVCVLQTCIDLIEAGLEVVLVTDCCSSRKQKDTDIALQRLIQAGVIPTTYESLLFELTLNAKNPCFKEISNLVK, from the coding sequence ATGAGAATAAATGTTGAAGAAACGCTTTTTTGTTTGGTAGATGTTCAAGAAAAATTATTTCCACACATTTCAAATAAAGAAGAATTAGAAAAAAATTTACTAATTTTAGTAAAAGGTTTAAAAGCTTTAAATGTTCCATTTATTGTAAATGAACAATATAAAAAGGGAATAGGTGAAACAATTCCTTCTTTAAAAGAATTAGTTGATACTTATCCATCATTTGAAAAAACTACTTTTTCTTGTTGTCAAAATGAACCAACAATGGAGGCAATAAAAGCAGCTAATAAAAAAGTTGTGATTGTTGCAGGAATTGAAACACATGTTTGTGTTTTACAAACTTGTATTGATTTAATAGAAGCTGGATTAGAGGTTGTTTTAGTAACTGATTGTTGTAGTTCTAGAAAACAAAAAGATACAGATATTGCTTTACAAAGATTAATCCAAGCAGGAGTAATTCCAACAACTTATGAATCACTTCTATTTGAATTAACTTTAAATGCAAAAAATCCTTGTTTTAAAGAGATTTCAAATTTAGTAAAATAG
- a CDS encoding thioredoxin domain-containing protein has translation MNKLSKILSLSVLLSASLFANDDVVVEFEKTRVAQNPNVKVIDVKINTKKELPLSGWNGYILDVKANVQGKELNVKDIIFSDGKYVALELLDAKTGKSLKDMVTPNLSEKYYDKSKLIAGNANAKDKIVIFSDPLCPFCMDYVPDVIKYVNKNSDSIALYYYHFPLTGLHPAAVPLSKIVEVAKHKGIKDVELRTYQIDWEPYFNSKSTDEKVILDAFNKEFKTDIKLEEINTKELNEKLQKDIAMGEEVMVQGTPTIFVNGVKDSSRQKYETLGKK, from the coding sequence ATGAATAAACTTTCAAAAATATTATCTTTAAGTGTTTTATTATCAGCTTCATTATTTGCAAATGATGATGTTGTTGTAGAGTTTGAAAAAACAAGAGTAGCTCAAAATCCAAATGTAAAAGTAATTGATGTAAAAATAAATACTAAAAAAGAGTTACCTTTAAGTGGTTGGAATGGATACATTTTAGATGTAAAAGCAAATGTACAAGGTAAAGAATTAAATGTTAAAGATATAATTTTCAGTGATGGTAAATATGTTGCTTTAGAGTTACTTGATGCTAAAACTGGAAAATCATTAAAAGATATGGTAACACCTAATTTAAGTGAAAAATATTATGATAAATCAAAATTAATAGCTGGAAATGCTAATGCAAAAGATAAAATTGTAATTTTTTCTGATCCTCTTTGTCCATTTTGTATGGACTATGTTCCTGACGTAATCAAGTATGTTAATAAAAATAGTGATTCAATTGCATTATATTATTACCATTTCCCATTAACAGGGCTTCATCCAGCAGCAGTACCTTTATCTAAAATAGTTGAAGTTGCAAAACATAAAGGTATAAAAGATGTTGAATTAAGAACTTATCAAATTGATTGGGAACCTTATTTTAATTCAAAATCAACTGATGAAAAAGTTATCTTAGATGCATTTAATAAAGAGTTTAAAACAGATATAAAACTTGAAGAGATAAATACAAAAGAGTTAAATGAAAAACTTCAAAAAGATATAGCAATGGGTGAAGAAGTTATGGTTCAAGGAACACCAACTATATTTGTAAATGGAGTAAAAGACTCTTCACGACAAAAGTATGAAACTTTAGGGAAAAAATAA
- a CDS encoding GGDEF domain-containing protein: MDKLFKFNPYEALKSILEITSYHTGDEFIEHTAIEIKKLFQADLVYITKAIDFNPTTKVEIIYSTNEKIPKIIDLNGIPGKFVFDNKIIKIKEDVKYNFLDLLEEKFESFYGIPISDEKQNCIGHIAIYSKKIRDLPIELDDIALIYSRKIERELRRIALEKENTIIRKQLEELTITDTLTNLYNRRYFTKVCFNIFAQVKRDFIQATLAYIDIDDFKCINDKFGHEGGDFVLKHFSEILLDESRKGIDFIFRLGGEEFCIISINTPLNFASDYLKRIMETTSNKFSKTKFGAITLSIGLVEFSKDFDSCDEILSLADKKMYKAKKEGKNSLVK; the protein is encoded by the coding sequence TTGGATAAACTATTCAAATTCAATCCATATGAAGCCCTAAAATCTATTCTTGAAATTACTTCTTATCACACTGGTGATGAATTTATAGAACATACTGCAATAGAAATAAAAAAACTTTTTCAAGCAGATTTAGTTTATATAACTAAGGCCATTGATTTTAATCCAACAACAAAAGTTGAAATTATCTATTCTACAAATGAAAAGATTCCAAAAATAATTGACCTAAATGGTATTCCTGGAAAGTTTGTATTTGATAATAAAATTATCAAAATTAAAGAAGATGTAAAATACAATTTTTTAGATTTACTAGAAGAAAAATTTGAAAGCTTTTATGGAATACCAATTAGTGATGAAAAACAAAATTGTATAGGACATATTGCAATTTATTCTAAAAAAATTAGAGATTTACCTATAGAATTAGATGATATTGCTTTAATTTATTCAAGAAAAATTGAAAGAGAATTAAGAAGAATTGCTTTAGAAAAAGAGAATACTATCATAAGAAAACAGCTTGAAGAGTTAACTATTACAGATACCTTAACAAATTTATATAATAGAAGATATTTTACAAAAGTGTGTTTTAATATTTTTGCTCAAGTAAAAAGAGATTTTATTCAAGCAACTTTAGCTTATATTGATATTGATGATTTTAAATGTATAAATGATAAATTTGGTCATGAAGGTGGAGATTTTGTATTAAAACATTTTTCAGAAATTTTACTTGATGAATCAAGAAAAGGTATCGATTTCATCTTTAGATTAGGTGGAGAAGAGTTTTGTATTATTAGTATAAATACACCTTTAAATTTTGCTTCTGATTATTTAAAAAGAATTATGGAAACAACTTCAAATAAATTTTCTAAAACGAAATTTGGTGCAATTACTTTAAGTATTGGATTAGTTGAATTTTCAAAAGATTTTGATTCATGTGATGAAATATTGAGTCTTGCAGATAAAAAAATGTATAAAGCAAAAAAAGAAGGAAAAAATTCTTTAGTAAAATAG
- a CDS encoding DNA polymerase III subunit gamma/tau → MNKEKLEDKVLALKYRPQRFEDLVGQSTVSQTLSLALDLNRLSHAYLFSGLRGSGKTSTARIMAKALLCSNGPTSKPCEVCPNCISANSNRHLDIIEMDAASNRGIDDIKDLIEHTKYKPSSARFKVFIIDEVHMLTTQAFNALLKTLEEPPGFVKFILATTDPLKLPATILSRTQHFRFNKIAFSDVIHHLSHILNEENIDFEKEALEILARSGQGSLRDTLTLLDQAIIFSKGKVNTTSVVDMLGLIDPKLMDNIFSIILNKGDVNDIIKELEIYEVSQICDEMTIYLKDKMMSKDRRFDLLLFDRFFRILSDAKHLLAINSDGTFVLILTFMKMIEATNLKSIDDIINQVEKIEPKKEVIIEKPVVKKEEKIEEIKIQEKTLIIEEETKIEEVTAFDEVLIQTNNIVDLGITNSIETINYSTPFDELPIEKPVLVQETIKEEKIEEIKELEIEPIFEEQVSINLMQEVEVIPLEDEEEIYEKNDLYDQLTAKVYDRDYALGECFEKNFIFNGFENNKLHIISYAQDEDRKLLYKHFGIIKTFAQDIFGNDVELDFKKEEPSVLETNEKVELPQEEEILEENVLDIEETSSMLESIEMGAGCVADMTKSSVVTPSQKELELNDLLNSKMLDKAKELFDIKKITVKTRS, encoded by the coding sequence ATGAATAAAGAAAAATTAGAAGATAAAGTTTTAGCTTTAAAATATAGACCTCAAAGATTTGAGGATTTAGTTGGGCAAAGTACAGTTTCTCAAACTTTATCTTTAGCTTTAGATTTGAATAGATTATCACATGCTTACCTTTTTTCAGGATTAAGAGGTAGTGGAAAAACTTCAACAGCAAGAATTATGGCAAAAGCACTTTTATGCTCAAATGGACCAACTTCTAAACCTTGTGAAGTATGCCCAAATTGTATAAGTGCAAACTCAAATAGACATCTTGATATTATTGAAATGGATGCTGCATCAAATCGTGGAATAGATGATATTAAAGATTTAATTGAACATACTAAATATAAACCAAGTTCAGCACGATTTAAAGTATTTATCATCGATGAAGTTCATATGCTTACAACTCAAGCTTTTAATGCTTTATTAAAAACTTTAGAAGAACCTCCTGGTTTTGTAAAATTTATACTTGCAACCACTGACCCATTAAAATTACCTGCAACAATTTTAAGTAGAACTCAACATTTTAGATTTAATAAAATAGCTTTTAGTGATGTAATTCATCATCTTTCACATATTTTAAATGAAGAGAATATTGATTTTGAAAAAGAGGCTTTAGAAATACTTGCAAGAAGTGGACAAGGAAGTTTAAGAGATACTTTAACTTTACTTGACCAAGCAATTATTTTTTCAAAAGGAAAAGTAAATACAACAAGTGTTGTTGATATGTTAGGTTTAATCGACCCAAAATTAATGGATAATATTTTTTCAATCATTTTAAATAAAGGTGATGTAAACGATATTATAAAAGAGTTAGAAATCTATGAAGTTTCTCAAATTTGTGATGAAATGACAATTTATTTAAAAGATAAAATGATGTCAAAAGATAGAAGATTTGATTTACTTTTATTTGATAGATTTTTTAGAATTTTAAGTGATGCAAAACATCTATTAGCAATAAATAGTGATGGAACTTTTGTATTGATTTTAACTTTTATGAAAATGATTGAAGCTACAAATTTAAAATCAATAGATGATATTATAAATCAAGTTGAAAAAATTGAGCCTAAAAAAGAAGTTATAATTGAAAAACCTGTAGTTAAAAAAGAAGAAAAAATTGAAGAGATAAAAATTCAAGAAAAAACTTTGATTATTGAAGAAGAGACAAAAATTGAAGAAGTAACTGCTTTTGATGAAGTTTTAATTCAAACAAATAATATTGTAGATTTAGGAATTACAAACTCAATTGAAACTATAAACTATTCTACACCATTTGATGAATTACCAATTGAAAAACCAGTTTTAGTCCAAGAAACAATAAAAGAAGAAAAAATTGAAGAGATAAAAGAGTTAGAAATTGAACCAATTTTTGAAGAACAAGTTTCAATAAATCTAATGCAAGAAGTTGAAGTAATTCCTTTGGAAGATGAGGAAGAGATTTATGAAAAAAATGATTTATATGACCAATTAACTGCAAAAGTATATGATAGAGATTATGCTTTAGGTGAATGTTTTGAAAAGAATTTCATATTTAATGGATTTGAAAATAATAAACTTCATATAATATCTTATGCCCAAGATGAGGATAGAAAACTTTTATATAAACATTTTGGGATTATAAAAACTTTTGCTCAAGACATCTTTGGGAATGATGTTGAACTAGATTTTAAAAAGGAAGAACCCTCCGTACTAGAAACAAATGAAAAAGTAGAATTACCTCAAGAAGAGGAAATTTTAGAAGAAAATGTTTTAGATATTGAAGAAACAAGTTCAATGTTGGAATCAATTGAGATGGGCGCAGGTTGTGTTGCTGATATGACAAAAAGTTCAGTCGTAACTCCATCTCAAAAAGAGTTAGAACTAAACGATTTGTTAAATTCAAAGATGTTGGATAAAGCAAAAGAGTTATTTGATATCAAAAAAATAACGGTAAAAACAAGAAGTTAA
- the murI gene encoding glutamate racemase produces MKVGVFDSGLGGLTVLKSILKVFRNAEIFYIADTEYAPYGEKSSQEILDRCDKITAYLLENYGIEALIVACNTATSAAIKHLREKFPFLIVIGTEPGIKPAILNTKSSNVGILATPATLKGDKYQLLVNELSSIKKVKLYEQACIGLVEQIEKGEIDSSKTYSMLENWLKPMKASNVDTIVLGCTHYPLVDDVIKKIMGKDIVLIETGDAIANRLLTLSKEKNHINQGDLKILILHTGNININMVETILENDNIEIRKCEI; encoded by the coding sequence TTGAAAGTTGGTGTATTTGATTCAGGGCTTGGAGGATTAACAGTTCTAAAATCTATTTTAAAAGTTTTTAGAAATGCTGAAATTTTTTATATAGCTGATACTGAGTATGCTCCTTATGGAGAAAAAAGTTCTCAAGAAATTTTAGATAGATGTGATAAAATCACAGCTTATTTACTTGAAAATTATGGAATTGAAGCACTAATAGTTGCTTGTAACACAGCAACAAGTGCCGCAATAAAACATTTAAGAGAAAAATTTCCATTTTTAATAGTAATTGGAACAGAACCTGGAATTAAACCAGCAATATTAAATACAAAAAGTTCAAATGTAGGAATACTTGCAACTCCAGCAACACTAAAAGGTGATAAATATCAACTTTTAGTAAATGAACTATCATCAATAAAAAAAGTAAAACTTTATGAACAAGCTTGTATTGGTTTAGTTGAACAAATAGAAAAAGGCGAAATAGATAGTTCAAAGACTTATTCTATGTTAGAAAATTGGTTAAAACCAATGAAAGCTTCAAATGTAGATACTATAGTTCTTGGCTGTACTCATTATCCTTTAGTTGATGATGTTATTAAAAAGATTATGGGAAAAGATATAGTTTTAATTGAAACTGGTGATGCAATCGCAAATAGACTATTAACTCTAAGTAAAGAAAAAAATCATATAAATCAAGGAGATTTGAAAATCTTGATTTTACATACAGGTAATATAAATATAAATATGGTAGAAACTATTTTAGAAAATGATAATATTGAAATTAGGAAATGTGAAATATGA